The genomic region GGAAATCACGAGAAATGATTCCGAGTTCCTTTTTCTGGATTTCAGTTTCCTTGCGGAGGTTTTCGACCTCTTTGCGGATAGGTGCAGAAGCGAGGTGTTCGCGTCTGCGTCTGAGTTCATCGATAGTCTCCTGATATTTGGCCTGAGTCTTCATGTCGTTGGCCTTGAGGTTGCGGATCTCCAGTTGGAGGCGAGCAATCTCACCGTTGAGCATTCGGATTTCCGGGCTTTCTTTGCCTGGAGTTAGCTGAGCCTTGAGTGATTTGATTTCAGCTTCACGGTTCTGGATTTCCTGGGCGTGCTTGAGGCGCTCAGTCTCTAAAAGCCTCTTGTAATAGTTCTGGTCGCTGTTGATGCCAGCAAGCTCACGTTGCTCGGAAGGTGTGAATAGCTTGCCTGATGGATCCGGTGTCTTTGGGTCGCCTTGCTTAGGGGCTCCCTCCACGAGGTGGGCAAGTCGGGCACGCTCCAGTGCGTATTCTTTCTCCGCCATGGGGCTGATTTTATCGATCGTCTCCTGGGTGCTCGCGATACGAGGGTTCACGATATTAGGTTTCCAATCCGGGTGAACGTTGGAGAGTGTTTTGTAAAGACGCAGGGCCTGATGGTATTTCTCCCAGGCTTGTTTGTAGTCCTTGGCTTTCTCATATTTTTCGGCCTGGATGACAGCCGTAAAAGCCGAGAGGTAGATGGCGCCAGGGTCAGTGGTGTCCTCCACTTGAGCCATGGAGCTCAGTGGTAAGAAGGTAAGGACAGCGATGACGAGGATGGATGTGTAGGTGTGGATGAGTCTGCTCATCATAGGTAGGGTCTTGTAAATGAATCGTTTAGATAGTGGAAGGGTAAATTTTGGTAAAAGGTCTCTGTTTCATGCTTATGACCTGAAACCATGGGCTCCGCCTTATGCTTTATGGCTTTCTGGCGAGTAAAAAGGCTCGGTCCAGGGATGAAATTCGTTCGGGATTGGGGCGAGAAACTCCATCGATTCTCCGGTGGCCGGATGATTGAGTACCAGCCTTCTGGCGTGAAGCATGAGTCTGCCGGGTTGGCTTTTCTGCCTGGAGATCTTGGAGTAAATGGGATCTCCCAAAATGGGGGTGCCAATGTGCACCATGTGAACGCGAATCTGGTGGGTGCGCCCGGTGTGAATGTCGCAGAGCATGAGTGAGGTGTCGTTTTCCTCGTGGGTGCCCAGTACTTTGTAGCTTGTGATGGCTGGTTTTCCTGAGCCAGGGTTGACCACGGCCATTTTCATGCGGTTGACGGGGTGTCTGCCAATATTGGTAAAAATTGTGTCCTCGCTCAGCTTGGGGCGTCCTTGCACGGCGGCCAGATACTGTTTCTTGGTGTCTCTGTCCGCAAATTGCTTCAGCAGTGACTTGAGGGCGAGGTTGCTCTTGGCTACGACAATGCAGCCCGAGGTGTCTTTGTCCAGGCGGTGGACGATGCCCGGGCGCTCGTTATCTTCGGTGACGGCGAGTTGTCCCTGGCAGTGGTGGAGCAGGGCATTCACTAATGTCCCGCTTGCATTTCCCGCGGCTGGGTGGACCACGAGTCCGTGCTCTTTATTGATGACGATGATGTGCTCATCCTCGTAAAGGACATCGAGTGGGATGTCTTCCGGAAGCAATTCCTCGGTTTCGGGCTCAGGAATATTGATAGTTACCTCGTCACCCGCGTTGACGGGATTTTTGGGTTTGGCCTTGGCGTTGTTCACCAAGATGTCTCCAGACTTTAGTAGCGCCTGGATCTTCGCTCTAGAAAGCTCAGGTAGCTTGGATGTCAGAAATACATCCAATCGTGTACCGGTGGTATCATCTACGTGAATCTTCATGGTGTCGAAATCGCTTGGCCCGGCTCTGAGGTGGCTGGATGTGATGTCGCCGAGAGCTGTTTTACCCTGAGCTTTAATCAACCAGCCTTGTAGTAGCGGTGGGCGGATCGGGATCTTCCTCAAATGTGAGTCTGATGCAAGCATTTGCTGGATCTGTCTGAGATAGGAAAAAAATTACCGAGATCTAAAGTTTTTCTGTTTCCAAGCAGAGTATTCCTCGTAGTGTTTATTGGTATGGAAGTTTCGGTGGAGGAAATAGAGAGCTGCCCGTCGTGCGGATGCGCGATGGACGTGTCTGTTTTGTCTCCGTTTACCAATGTGAAATGCCCGGAATGTGGGGAGCAGACGCGTGTCAAATGTAAGCTTGGTAACTACGAGCTGAAGAAACGTCAGGGTGTAGGGGGAATGAGCTTGGTCTTTGGGGCGGCTGATTTGACGCTCGGGCGCGAGGTAGCCATTAAGATCCTGAATGAGGCCTACTCGATGGATGAGAAACGGATCGCTGAGTTCGAGAAGGAGGCGCGCATCACGGCTGGTATCAGTCATCCGCATGTGGTCAGGGTATATACCGTGGGGCAGGCGTTTGGTAGATATTACATTGCCATGGAGATGGTGGCAGGCGGAAGCCTGGAGCAGAAGATGTCCGAGAAGGGCTCGCTTGATGAAAGTGAGATTGTCTCCATAGCAACCCAGGTGACCGAGGGCTTGCAGGCCGCGCAGCGGGCGGGCCTGATCCACCGGGATATCAAGCCTGGTAACATTCTTTTTGATAACCAAGGTCACGCAAAGATTGTGGATTTCGGTCTGGCGCTTGTGACTCAGGGGGGGAAAGCGAAGGCTGAGGAAATCTGGGCAACCCCTTATTATGTTCCTCCTGAAGCGTTGGAGGGAATCGAGGAGGACTTCCGTGGTGACATCTATGCGCTGGGCGCAAGTCTTTACCATGCTCTCTCGGGTAAGCCGCCCTTCGATCAGGAAACGAAGTCTACAACTGCATTGAGGCAGATCAAAGCAGAGCTTCCTTCTTTAAGAAAAGCAGCTCCTTGGGTGAGCGAGGGGCTTTGTGATGTTATCGACAAGTGCATGGCCTTTGATCCGATGGATCGCTACAAGAGCTATGCTGAATTGCTCAAGGCTCTGAAGCATTATGATACGCTGGCCCAGCGCACCGGTGAGGCGACGGCGCCTGTCAGCGCCAGAGCTAAGCGACGTACCATGAGTAAGCAGGCGTCCGCAAATTGGATGTGGGGTGCCATCGGGGCGGTAGCTGTTGGCGTAGGGATAGCTTACGTGGTGCTCAGTAATAATGGTGAGGATGAGTCCGCGGGTGGGGCGACTGTGGGGGAGGTCATTCCTACTTCGCCTGAGGTGAGTGAGGCTAAGATGAAGCTGATAGCGGCAGAGCTTAGTTCCGCGAGAAGTCTACTGAAGCAGCGCAATTATCGTGCTGCCTCAGAGAGGTTGATGCGCTTGGTGCGTGATCCTGAGGTGCCGAGTGAAACTGTATATTGGGCGGGCGTTCAGTCAGCCATTGCTTCTTGGCTGGATGGACGCTCAGCTGATGCACGTAAGGCATTGCGCGAGGTGAGAAACAGGCAGGATGAGGCGGTGGGCGAACTCTCGGCTACGGATCTGAAACTTAAGAGTGCCACAGAGCTGCTGATGCAGTTTAGGCCTATCCAAAGAGAGCAGCTTGGGGCTATGGAGGATGATTTGGATAAGATGGTTCTCTTTGCCGCAGCGTTGAAGAATTGGGAGCAGGGTGTCTGGGATGGGGCGACTACTTTATTCAAGGAGTTTGAGTCTACCAAGATCTCCGAGGATTCTGAAGCGCTGGTGTTCTATCGTTCCTTGGTGAGGGACTACCTGCATGATGAGGGGCTGATGCGTCCCTATGTTGCTGGCTTTCAGTTAGAGAATGTCCAGGCTGCTAAGGCGAGAAGAGAGGCTTTGCTGGCAGTGGAGAAGAAAATCAAGACGCGCGGTAGAGCTGTTTATAATCTGGATAGCCTGAATCATCAGCTGTCGCAGCAGATAAAAGGGTTGGAATCCAAGTTTGGGCAGAAGAAGTATGGCTCAGGCAGGAATGGAAAGTCGGCATCAGAACCGGCTAGGAAAGATCCTCAGGCGGAATGGCGGAGTGTCCACCGGGAGGTGGGCAACTTGGTGGAGAGGTTGGATTTTGCCAAAGCTTCCGAGAAGCTGAAAGAGTATGAGCCGGAATCTGAGGTGAAGAAATCCTGGAGAGAGCAAATGA from Rubritalea squalenifaciens DSM 18772 harbors:
- a CDS encoding serine/threonine protein kinase; its protein translation is MDVSVLSPFTNVKCPECGEQTRVKCKLGNYELKKRQGVGGMSLVFGAADLTLGREVAIKILNEAYSMDEKRIAEFEKEARITAGISHPHVVRVYTVGQAFGRYYIAMEMVAGGSLEQKMSEKGSLDESEIVSIATQVTEGLQAAQRAGLIHRDIKPGNILFDNQGHAKIVDFGLALVTQGGKAKAEEIWATPYYVPPEALEGIEEDFRGDIYALGASLYHALSGKPPFDQETKSTTALRQIKAELPSLRKAAPWVSEGLCDVIDKCMAFDPMDRYKSYAELLKALKHYDTLAQRTGEATAPVSARAKRRTMSKQASANWMWGAIGAVAVGVGIAYVVLSNNGEDESAGGATVGEVIPTSPEVSEAKMKLIAAELSSARSLLKQRNYRAASERLMRLVRDPEVPSETVYWAGVQSAIASWLDGRSADARKALREVRNRQDEAVGELSATDLKLKSATELLMQFRPIQREQLGAMEDDLDKMVLFAAALKNWEQGVWDGATTLFKEFESTKISEDSEALVFYRSLVRDYLHDEGLMRPYVAGFQLENVQAAKARREALLAVEKKIKTRGRAVYNLDSLNHQLSQQIKGLESKFGQKKYGSGRNGKSASEPARKDPQAEWRSVHREVGNLVERLDFAKASEKLKEYEPESEVKKSWREQMIYLTDSGAGFLAAVYRDLKDKGGSYTLLGRDGKTEFKQITGASEEGVEVLDDGQKRLVLWREIEPSSMLGLHNQITRTGLNDFEKRIRLEQAIAYAWLVGEKEKAKTAASKLADESPVFKRRWASCMDILE
- a CDS encoding RluA family pseudouridine synthase; translated protein: MLASDSHLRKIPIRPPLLQGWLIKAQGKTALGDITSSHLRAGPSDFDTMKIHVDDTTGTRLDVFLTSKLPELSRAKIQALLKSGDILVNNAKAKPKNPVNAGDEVTINIPEPETEELLPEDIPLDVLYEDEHIIVINKEHGLVVHPAAGNASGTLVNALLHHCQGQLAVTEDNERPGIVHRLDKDTSGCIVVAKSNLALKSLLKQFADRDTKKQYLAAVQGRPKLSEDTIFTNIGRHPVNRMKMAVVNPGSGKPAITSYKVLGTHEENDTSLMLCDIHTGRTHQIRVHMVHIGTPILGDPIYSKISRQKSQPGRLMLHARRLVLNHPATGESMEFLAPIPNEFHPWTEPFYSPESHKA